TCGTATGTCTCTGGCACGCAGACGCCAGTATTCTCCGAGGATTATGCAGATGCAAGGCCCGAATGCACGTGCATGCGCCTCTTGCAAACATCCTAGAACATCGGCCCTCGTCCATCAGATGAAGTGTGGACAAAAAACACCGCGATTCTGTGCGGCGTCGACAAAGAGCAGACTTCTCGCTGCGTGCGGGACCTTGCGCGGAGCGCGTTCAGGCCGCGACGGCCAGGTGCCCGGCGACGCGGTCGGGGTAGTCGGAGATGATGCCGTCCACGCCGTCGCGGATCACCCTGCGGATCGCGCTGTCGGTGTTGACCGTCCAGCTGAACATCGTGAGCCCGTGCTCGTGGACGTGGCGGACATAAGGCGCGCTGACCCGGAGGTGGTGCGGGTTGACCTGGCTGGCGTAGCGGGCCACCCTGCGCAGCGCGAGCCTGCTGTAGGTCGTGCCCAGCACGGCGGTGCGGGCGCCGGGCAGGTGCTCGGCGATCCCCCGCAGCGCCGTCCAGTCGAAGCTCTGCAGGATGAGCCGGGAGTCGGCGCCGGCGCCGCGCCAGTGCGGGTCGGCGGCGATCCGGCCGATCAGGCGCAGGGCCGCGGCCGGATCGCGGCGCCGCACCTTCAGCTCCACCAGCGCGCCCAGCCCGTTGTCCTTCAGCGTCTCCAGCGCCTCCTCCAGGGTGGGCACCGGCTCGCCCGCGAAGGCCGGGCCGTACCAGGAGCCCGCGTCGAGCCGCCGGATCTCGGCGAGCGTGAAGTCGCAGACGCGCCAGGGCCGCCGTTCGGGGAAGACCGCGCCGGCGTTGGTGGTGCGGCGCAGGGTGGGGTCGTGCATGACCACGAACGCGCCGTCGGCGGTCTGGCGCACGTCCAGCTCGGCCATGTCGGCGCCGCGCCGGTGCGCCTCGCGCAGGGCGGCCAGGGTGTTCTCGGGGGCGTAGGCCGAGGCTCCACGGTGGGCCACGATGATCATCGACGACCGCATCCGGGGTCCGGTGCCGGTGCGCTCGCGCGGCGGCGGGACGGGGAACTCGACGGCGGGCATCGGCACCGCCCCTCTCGATCTCTCCCGGTGGGGCCGTTGCCCACAACCCTCACCGGCTCTGGTTAGCGCTCGGTGGCAGCCGGGTGAGCGTCCGATGGAGGGACGGAGGACATGCCGCACCGCCGGGACGCGGCCGGCCACATCCCGGCGGCCGAACTCGTAGCGTCACCATACCGCGCACAGGGCCGCAAATCCGGTCACGCACCGTATTGGCGGGCTGTCCCCACTCGGCACGTGGTGGCACCACCACCGCCGCCGGTGGGGCCCCCTCTGCATCAAGGGGCCCGGGGGCGGAGCGGCCGGCGGGTCGGCTTCTAGAGTGGCCGGCATGACGACCACCGATGCGCCGCACGACGACGAGGCCGCCCCGGTCCGCGCCCTGTGGTCCGGGCTCGGGCTGCCGGGGATCATCGACGTGCACACCCACTTCATGCCCGAGAACGTCCTGGTCAAGGTGTGGCGGTTCTTCGAAGAGCTCGGTGAGGGCGTCTGGCCGATCAGGTACCGGGGCGGGGAGCGGGAGCGGACGGAGCTGCTGCGCGCGCTGGGCGTGCGGCGCTTCACCAGCATGCTCTACCCGCACCGGCCGGGAATGGCCGAGTGGCTGAACGCCTGGGCCGCCGATTTCGCCGAGCGGACACCGGACTGCCTGCGCACCGCGACCTTCCACCCGGAGCCGGGAGC
This sequence is a window from Spinactinospora alkalitolerans. Protein-coding genes within it:
- a CDS encoding glycerophosphodiester phosphodiesterase yields the protein MPAVEFPVPPPRERTGTGPRMRSSMIIVAHRGASAYAPENTLAALREAHRRGADMAELDVRQTADGAFVVMHDPTLRRTTNAGAVFPERRPWRVCDFTLAEIRRLDAGSWYGPAFAGEPVPTLEEALETLKDNGLGALVELKVRRRDPAAALRLIGRIAADPHWRGAGADSRLILQSFDWTALRGIAEHLPGARTAVLGTTYSRLALRRVARYASQVNPHHLRVSAPYVRHVHEHGLTMFSWTVNTDSAIRRVIRDGVDGIISDYPDRVAGHLAVAA